The proteins below come from a single bacterium genomic window:
- a CDS encoding helix-turn-helix domain-containing protein, with the protein MDTKLMQQRLGKIIQARRSKLGYSQESFADAIGVHRTYVGSVERGERNVTLKNLLVIAGGLKMPLSTLIAAAEAELMISE; encoded by the coding sequence ATGGACACAAAACTGATGCAGCAGCGCTTGGGCAAGATTATCCAAGCGCGCCGAAGTAAACTTGGATACAGCCAGGAATCTTTTGCCGATGCCATTGGCGTGCATAGAACCTATGTCGGGTCGGTTGAGCGCGGTGAGCGCAATGTCACTCTCAAGAACCTGCTCGTTATAGCGGGAGGTCTTAAGATGCCTCTTTCGACCTTGATTGCCGCAGCCGAGGCGGAACTGATGATCTCCGAATAA
- a CDS encoding gamma-glutamylcyclotransferase: protein MKQTNNDQISVGTGTLSIFVYGTLKRGYWNHDRFCQTALSIEEAVVQGRLYELPSRIPVLQVPDSCIIAVGTSDPLADVATQERFSDRTSDAICEKASWQMIYGELVTFPDPCQSLPKIDQLEGFRLGQSCIYRRVLVPVMTSGSVVQSAWCYIDGGSLIRKARPTNKISWS from the coding sequence ATGAAACAAACTAATAATGATCAGATTTCGGTTGGCACAGGCACACTTTCGATATTTGTATACGGTACACTCAAACGGGGGTATTGGAACCACGACAGGTTTTGCCAGACTGCGCTCAGTATAGAAGAGGCCGTCGTGCAAGGGCGGCTTTATGAACTGCCATCACGAATCCCGGTTCTGCAGGTGCCTGATAGCTGCATTATTGCTGTCGGAACATCGGATCCTTTGGCGGATGTCGCAACACAGGAACGCTTCTCGGATAGGACTTCAGATGCTATCTGTGAAAAAGCATCCTGGCAGATGATATACGGCGAACTGGTAACCTTTCCCGACCCATGCCAATCGCTACCCAAGATTGATCAGCTTGAGGGTTTCCGTCTTGGGCAATCCTGCATATATCGTCGTGTGCTGGTTCCGGTAATGACTTCCGGCAGTGTTGTGCAGTCTGCTTGGTGCTACATTGATGGTGGAAGTCTGATCCGAAAGGCGCGGCCAACAAACAAGATAAGCTGGTCATAA
- a CDS encoding glucosamine 6-phosphate synthetase has product MCGQLGVIFGTKERQPEERSYLKWLFMFLLLLNEKCGPYATGISWLKDNGSHSIFKRPLSATRFIKEKEFIEVISEVDNATTWLAGHTRWPTRGDVNVLANAHPIRAGAILGTHNGTILNADDLFMRFDLPRFAEVDSEVIFRMADATLNEGRIDLIEFKKRLALCRGLISAVMASKLDPKNVIVIKGNKPLEFRYHPEHNVMIYASDPAHLDVVLQSDTGWQEIPTQAMSLMTLDCDSLPKFASQPFRLAGRGRSGFQRFAG; this is encoded by the coding sequence ATGTGTGGCCAACTTGGAGTGATTTTTGGCACGAAGGAGAGGCAGCCGGAGGAACGCAGCTATCTGAAGTGGCTGTTCATGTTTTTACTGCTCCTGAATGAGAAGTGTGGTCCTTACGCGACCGGCATCAGTTGGCTCAAAGACAACGGTAGCCACTCTATTTTCAAGCGTCCACTGTCGGCGACCAGGTTTATCAAAGAAAAGGAGTTTATCGAAGTGATATCCGAGGTCGACAATGCAACGACGTGGCTCGCCGGACATACTCGCTGGCCAACCCGTGGCGATGTAAATGTGCTCGCAAACGCGCATCCAATTCGAGCCGGAGCGATTCTAGGAACACACAACGGCACTATCCTCAATGCGGACGATCTGTTTATGCGCTTCGATCTACCTCGTTTCGCTGAAGTGGACAGCGAGGTCATCTTCAGAATGGCTGATGCCACATTGAACGAAGGACGAATAGACCTTATTGAGTTCAAGAAGCGTCTTGCACTTTGTCGAGGGCTGATAAGTGCGGTAATGGCGTCGAAGCTCGATCCGAAGAATGTGATTGTCATCAAAGGCAACAAGCCTTTGGAATTTCGATACCACCCGGAGCACAACGTAATGATTTATGCATCTGACCCTGCACATCTCGATGTCGTTCTTCAATCTGATACCGGCTGGCAGGAGATACCAACACAAGCAATGAGTCTAATGACTCTCGATTGCGATAGTCTTCCAAAATTTGCATCTCAGCCATTCAGACTGGCTGGCAGAGGGCGTTCGGGTTTCCAACGCTTCGCTGGCTAA
- a CDS encoding DUF5049 domain-containing protein, which produces MEHTSSVKIPESVWRGIEAVRASGKTNMFDAPMVQKLAFDMEYFETIVWMEDNPDLYRLGIFTGFEVEGGDI; this is translated from the coding sequence ATGGAACACACTAGTTCTGTCAAGATTCCTGAGTCGGTATGGCGAGGCATCGAGGCAGTCCGAGCATCAGGCAAGACCAACATGTTCGATGCTCCGATGGTGCAGAAATTGGCCTTTGATATGGAGTATTTCGAGACCATTGTCTGGATGGAGGATAATCCGGACTTATACAGGCTCGGTATATTCACGGGCTTTGAAGTTGAGGGAGGTGATATCTGA
- a CDS encoding amidoligase family protein produces MTDLRDLKFGVEIETIGKTRETAAKAIQSVVGGEVSHVASPSSYDPWEVKDAHSRIWKVVADASLTSVASNLRAEVVSPVLSYEDLPVLQEVVRALRKCGLRVDQNCGMHIHADSSAFTGKTLANLAKIMFKQEPLILTALGVSERRLHQYTKPISAEFIAKLEHSRPRTLEQVNRLWYGHLNTCPTHYDNTRYNCLNLHNVWYRGTVEFRMFEATLHAGKVKAAVQFVLAIAAKALNSRAASSRKREFDPNSAKYDFRIFLIHLGLNGDEFKTARMHLLHAMPGDAAFKRGRPKPKNQPGESREPAEV; encoded by the coding sequence GTGACTGATCTAAGAGACCTGAAGTTCGGTGTTGAGATTGAAACAATAGGCAAAACGCGCGAAACGGCTGCTAAAGCCATCCAGTCGGTGGTAGGCGGAGAAGTCAGCCATGTGGCAAGTCCGAGCAGCTACGACCCATGGGAAGTTAAAGATGCACACAGCAGAATATGGAAAGTCGTTGCCGATGCCTCGCTTACGAGTGTAGCTTCCAACCTGCGTGCAGAAGTAGTAAGCCCGGTACTAAGTTACGAAGACCTGCCAGTGCTGCAGGAAGTGGTTCGTGCGCTGCGCAAATGCGGCCTGCGAGTTGACCAGAACTGCGGAATGCATATCCATGCTGATTCGAGTGCATTTACTGGCAAGACGCTGGCAAACCTCGCGAAGATAATGTTTAAACAGGAGCCACTCATTCTGACAGCTCTTGGCGTAAGCGAGCGGCGACTGCATCAGTATACGAAACCTATCAGCGCCGAGTTCATAGCAAAGCTTGAACACAGCCGCCCTAGGACGCTTGAGCAGGTCAATCGCCTGTGGTATGGCCACCTGAACACCTGTCCTACTCATTATGACAATACTCGTTACAACTGCCTGAACTTGCACAACGTCTGGTATAGAGGGACCGTTGAGTTCAGAATGTTTGAGGCGACACTGCATGCCGGCAAGGTGAAAGCCGCCGTCCAATTCGTGCTTGCCATAGCAGCCAAGGCGCTTAACAGCCGCGCAGCCTCCAGCCGAAAACGAGAGTTCGACCCGAACTCAGCTAAATACGACTTCAGGATTTTCCTCATTCACCTGGGTTTGAACGGAGACGAATTCAAGACCGCTAGAATGCACCTCTTGCATGCGATGCCCGGCGACGCCGCGTTCAAAAGAGGCAGACCGAAACCCAAGAATCAACCCGGCGAAAGCCGGGAGCCTGCGGAGGTTTGA
- a CDS encoding YebY family protein, whose amino-acid sequence MRKLHLFAIATVLPVMLLTGCGSSGTKITQAEYGDKWPFTVNEGTLSCRETGRVVGTTKMVEVTFTANGITYALNGTAKQNNSYANVDSIWAKDTSLPGTKKDIGPIIDRGLALAN is encoded by the coding sequence TTGAGAAAACTACATCTGTTTGCCATTGCCACAGTACTTCCAGTAATGCTACTTACAGGTTGCGGGAGCAGTGGTACCAAAATAACCCAGGCCGAATATGGAGATAAATGGCCGTTTACTGTAAACGAAGGAACCCTCTCTTGCAGAGAGACCGGCAGGGTTGTCGGCACCACTAAAATGGTTGAAGTAACGTTCACTGCCAATGGCATCACCTACGCCCTGAATGGCACGGCTAAGCAAAACAACAGCTATGCCAATGTAGATTCCATATGGGCTAAAGATACTTCTTTGCCTGGGACAAAGAAAGATATTGGTCCGATAATTGACCGTGGTCTGGCACTTGCTAATTAA
- a CDS encoding VrlD: MLVKRRGGMTEFIPSPSEKRDGVIRNHVLDLLSNLDARLRRIEAVANLPSDLADSFADTMTLIIREEAHVHRLNEALLGSESVNLNVTDDADY, translated from the coding sequence ATGTTGGTCAAACGACGCGGCGGGATGACTGAGTTCATTCCGTCGCCTTCGGAAAAAAGAGACGGTGTTATTCGAAATCATGTGCTTGATCTGCTTTCCAATTTGGATGCAAGGCTGAGGAGGATCGAGGCTGTCGCCAATCTACCAAGCGATCTCGCTGATTCGTTTGCCGACACTATGACTCTGATTATTCGCGAAGAAGCTCACGTGCATCGGCTCAACGAGGCGCTATTGGGGAGTGAAAGCGTGAACTTGAATGTGACAGACGATGCCGATTATTAA
- a CDS encoding DUF4815 domain-containing protein — protein sequence MTISRDTFDPSRNYKRVRYHQDRDLLDSELNEQQDIAIHEQKKIADLLFKEGAIISGLLISVAANVLNISAGVTYIDGHIEVISGATLTYDPAKTSGFDYVYVELLKYNYGYNQDAGLINPATGEPTAEREKWVLSLKDHDTSGDSLPNNVTERKVVAIYKFDRETGDVAATVQEKSSIYLSDFLGTLPGSRITVASITEDQLSFAAAEGLNSLLNNLAERTYDQAGSYLVKGFDSFLGATDGANVRVITNAGRAYIQGYRLQKDLPTTTLVPRAVATKSVRGEQKTYVTGQRSYALNCTPLKATTQVEAIVEIVSNITRGSVGGGEDLLAPNPVVDIIEVSQGATVFIEGTDWMQSGNYVDWTGTGSEPAIGTTYTVRWTYVKQMVKGTDYVDGGWFGQPGYPAAGEYFYVVTALSASGETEYISGRVVSCQTAAGETNLITWRPVSGATSYRVYRASPNSERASFRRLKEVGSAVVSYIDDGADDTTTANPPASNSSGLSQPVPTIGAGNASIINFGKSGVGSDPVNGSNCSIDYDYYLGRKDIIYATAREIKRLEGAPSDFPKLPVVPEGTLALASVDCPANSVSMIVHNFGLTRITMDQIHRIIKDVEDLKYNDAQYQMNNDLQNRDAQTKKGIYSDDFSNEAQSDTFHTEWSARIDSIHKFVAPARASSSRVLEVDIAKSSALFKGSLVLLPGNEKVLVQQLDWSEEKNINPYAVFEKPPASVEVTPNIGRRGQTGIAVTGSNFLTEAQHITIRCDGQVVASDVHADSAGRVVSSFVIPESASNGNRIVEVTDGTYSAQTNLQINDPLVVTRVERVEVTNTIIQKQTIIQQQIIRVPVYRTVWRWWWGWNRWDPLAQTFSFTESRIISAIGLFFTKKDLSIPVTVQIRGVTTGLPNDVIYAQQVVSPGEINLNAETKVVFNDPFNAEANTSYAVVILTDSTNYRVRVATLGQLGQNGVITKQTYTTGVLLESSNAETWTPLNGSDLAMKIYGYDFVPAGEVRFKAITGVQFSELNIDEYSAIPQGTGMTWDYSTDSGVTWDAIVPEEEESLPNIAAQIIIRAKLSSSTANDTPALNYKDVNLIGYLNNPNGVYISRENELTQGVESSKVYAQMNIPSGCSLNWFASNDGGATWEPMTLDSTREVDQTWTEYIYLRTFTNPAGNRVRYKAVITGNNLVYPRIHSLGATLS from the coding sequence ATGACGATTTCCAGAGACACGTTCGACCCGTCCAGAAACTACAAACGGGTGAGATATCATCAGGATCGGGATCTGCTGGACTCGGAACTTAATGAGCAGCAGGATATCGCAATCCATGAGCAAAAGAAGATAGCCGATTTGCTCTTCAAGGAGGGTGCAATCATATCCGGTCTCCTCATATCGGTTGCAGCCAATGTCCTCAATATCTCTGCAGGTGTCACCTACATCGATGGTCATATCGAGGTCATTTCTGGCGCGACACTCACTTATGACCCGGCAAAGACATCCGGTTTCGACTACGTGTATGTCGAACTCCTCAAGTATAACTACGGCTACAACCAGGATGCCGGACTTATCAACCCTGCTACCGGAGAGCCGACAGCAGAGCGTGAGAAGTGGGTCCTGTCGCTCAAGGATCACGATACGAGCGGCGATAGCCTACCCAATAATGTAACCGAGCGCAAGGTCGTCGCGATATACAAATTCGACCGCGAAACTGGCGATGTGGCGGCAACGGTTCAGGAGAAGTCCAGTATCTATCTTAGTGACTTCCTTGGCACTCTTCCCGGTAGCCGGATTACTGTCGCATCCATCACGGAAGACCAATTATCCTTCGCTGCTGCCGAGGGTCTCAACTCACTCCTCAATAACCTTGCCGAAAGGACCTACGACCAAGCGGGCAGCTACCTCGTCAAGGGTTTCGACAGCTTTCTCGGCGCGACTGACGGTGCAAATGTGCGTGTCATTACCAACGCAGGCCGGGCATACATCCAGGGCTATCGTCTTCAGAAGGACTTACCGACAACCACTCTGGTTCCCAGAGCAGTCGCGACGAAGAGTGTGCGCGGCGAGCAGAAGACTTATGTCACCGGTCAGCGCAGTTACGCTCTGAACTGCACTCCGCTCAAGGCAACGACGCAGGTGGAAGCTATTGTTGAGATCGTCTCCAACATTACCCGCGGATCGGTCGGCGGCGGAGAAGACCTGCTTGCACCGAATCCAGTCGTCGATATCATTGAGGTCAGCCAGGGTGCAACTGTTTTTATCGAAGGCACTGACTGGATGCAATCGGGCAATTATGTCGACTGGACAGGTACCGGCAGTGAACCCGCCATAGGAACCACATACACTGTCCGCTGGACATATGTGAAGCAGATGGTGAAAGGTACGGATTATGTCGATGGCGGGTGGTTCGGCCAACCAGGTTATCCTGCTGCCGGTGAATACTTCTATGTGGTCACAGCACTCTCGGCGTCCGGTGAGACGGAATATATCAGCGGTCGAGTGGTATCGTGTCAAACCGCCGCGGGCGAGACAAACCTCATTACATGGAGGCCCGTCAGCGGCGCGACCAGTTATCGTGTCTACCGCGCCTCTCCGAACTCAGAGCGTGCCAGCTTCAGGAGGCTCAAGGAAGTCGGTTCGGCGGTTGTATCATATATTGACGATGGTGCGGATGATACGACAACCGCAAACCCGCCTGCATCAAACTCGAGCGGGCTATCGCAGCCTGTGCCGACTATAGGTGCCGGAAATGCCAGCATCATCAACTTCGGCAAAAGCGGTGTCGGCAGCGACCCTGTAAACGGCTCGAATTGCAGCATTGATTATGACTATTATCTCGGCCGCAAAGACATCATCTATGCGACAGCCAGAGAAATAAAGCGGCTGGAGGGCGCGCCATCCGACTTTCCGAAACTTCCGGTTGTGCCTGAAGGCACCCTTGCCCTCGCAAGCGTCGACTGCCCGGCAAACTCCGTCTCGATGATTGTGCATAACTTTGGCCTCACCCGAATCACAATGGACCAGATCCACCGTATTATTAAGGATGTTGAAGACCTGAAATATAACGATGCGCAGTACCAAATGAACAACGATTTACAGAACCGGGACGCTCAGACCAAGAAAGGCATTTACTCCGACGACTTCTCCAATGAGGCTCAATCTGATACATTTCATACTGAGTGGAGTGCGCGCATTGACAGCATCCACAAATTTGTTGCACCGGCGCGAGCGTCGTCGTCTCGTGTTCTGGAGGTAGATATTGCAAAGAGCAGCGCCCTTTTCAAAGGCAGTCTTGTTCTCTTGCCCGGAAATGAGAAGGTACTTGTTCAGCAACTCGATTGGTCGGAAGAGAAGAACATCAACCCTTACGCCGTGTTCGAGAAACCGCCGGCGAGTGTCGAAGTAACACCCAATATAGGACGTCGGGGACAAACCGGCATTGCAGTGACTGGCTCGAACTTCCTGACCGAGGCTCAGCACATCACAATCCGCTGCGATGGTCAGGTTGTCGCAAGTGATGTTCATGCTGATTCGGCAGGACGTGTGGTCTCATCGTTCGTGATACCTGAGAGTGCAAGCAATGGAAACCGGATTGTTGAGGTCACTGATGGCACTTACTCTGCCCAGACCAATCTGCAGATAAATGATCCGCTGGTCGTGACTCGAGTCGAGCGGGTCGAGGTCACGAACACAATAATTCAGAAGCAAACCATCATACAACAACAGATCATCCGCGTTCCCGTATACCGGACTGTATGGCGATGGTGGTGGGGTTGGAACAGGTGGGACCCGCTCGCACAGACGTTCAGCTTTACGGAAAGCAGGATTATTTCCGCGATTGGACTGTTCTTCACGAAGAAAGACCTGTCTATCCCGGTGACGGTCCAAATTCGAGGCGTCACTACCGGCCTGCCAAATGATGTCATATACGCCCAGCAGGTGGTCTCTCCGGGCGAGATTAATCTCAATGCGGAGACAAAGGTCGTATTCAATGACCCGTTCAATGCCGAGGCAAACACCAGTTACGCGGTTGTGATCCTTACCGATAGCACGAACTATAGGGTGCGCGTGGCGACTCTGGGACAACTGGGCCAGAACGGTGTCATCACAAAGCAGACCTATACTACAGGCGTGCTGCTCGAAAGCTCCAACGCCGAGACATGGACTCCTCTGAACGGCTCTGATCTGGCAATGAAGATTTACGGCTACGACTTCGTCCCCGCTGGCGAGGTGCGTTTTAAGGCAATAACCGGCGTGCAGTTCTCCGAGCTTAACATTGACGAGTATTCGGCGATACCACAGGGAACTGGCATGACATGGGATTATTCAACAGACAGCGGGGTCACCTGGGACGCGATTGTGCCGGAAGAGGAGGAAAGCCTGCCAAATATCGCCGCGCAGATTATTATCCGAGCGAAGCTCTCGAGCAGCACTGCAAATGATACTCCCGCGCTCAATTACAAGGATGTGAACCTGATTGGCTACTTGAATAATCCCAATGGCGTCTATATCAGCCGGGAGAACGAACTGACCCAGGGAGTGGAATCGAGCAAGGTATATGCTCAGATGAACATTCCCAGCGGGTGCTCTCTCAACTGGTTTGCTTCCAATGACGGCGGCGCGACGTGGGAACCGATGACGCTTGATTCAACCCGTGAGGTCGACCAGACCTGGACGGAATACATCTACTTGCGGACATTCACAAATCCTGCCGGCAATCGGGTTCGCTACAAGGCTGTTATTACAGGCAATAACCTCGTCTATCCTCGCATTCATTCCCTGGGTGCAACGCTGAGTTAG
- a CDS encoding phage tail protein: MAGYFEEKLIDLLPPVYREQDANGDLQAFLSVPAVTLDELKELIDRLPSIFDIDNCDVRFIPLLANIVGCNFDPTRDPNMQRREILEAIEFYRRKGSIPAIHRSLVNVGWAGKIDETFRSALRLNKRSHVSGAKLPGRIYSLGVYRVECDNLVSRLREALKSHHPAGMKTYFLQWLQTFESTDNFTTTLAKFVEMVMMGHLHETFVVRHNRLNSGYKLTYKEKTWGVCEISCHFTLLTDIERAGTRVLRWLRRTSGFKLNAGTLNSENLANLWISEGKAGFTCEVDTGSYRGPAHTVLKTCGQHLNRAGFNHAQLACHVIFKQKDFYAFVHTGFTRAANLYTVLQWPTD; the protein is encoded by the coding sequence ATGGCTGGATACTTCGAGGAAAAACTCATCGATCTCCTGCCGCCGGTCTACCGTGAGCAGGATGCAAACGGCGATCTTCAAGCATTCCTGAGTGTGCCTGCCGTAACGCTGGACGAACTCAAGGAACTTATTGATCGGCTGCCCAGCATTTTCGATATTGACAATTGTGATGTCAGATTCATTCCGCTGCTCGCAAACATTGTCGGCTGCAACTTCGATCCTACCCGTGACCCGAACATGCAGCGGCGGGAAATACTCGAGGCAATCGAGTTCTACCGTCGCAAGGGAAGCATTCCAGCCATTCACCGTTCGCTTGTGAATGTCGGCTGGGCAGGCAAGATAGACGAGACATTTCGCTCAGCTCTTCGGCTCAATAAGAGGTCTCATGTGAGCGGTGCGAAACTCCCGGGTCGCATCTATAGCCTCGGAGTCTATCGCGTCGAATGCGATAACCTGGTTTCCAGGCTGCGTGAAGCACTCAAGTCACACCATCCGGCAGGAATGAAGACCTACTTCCTGCAGTGGCTGCAAACCTTTGAATCAACAGACAACTTCACCACTACACTTGCAAAATTCGTGGAAATGGTGATGATGGGGCATCTCCATGAGACATTTGTTGTAAGACACAACAGGCTTAATTCGGGTTATAAGCTCACATACAAAGAAAAGACTTGGGGAGTCTGTGAGATCTCCTGCCACTTCACGCTGCTTACGGACATTGAGCGCGCCGGTACTCGTGTGCTGCGATGGCTGAGGCGAACATCCGGATTCAAGCTCAATGCCGGAACACTCAACTCAGAGAACCTCGCAAACCTGTGGATAAGCGAGGGCAAAGCCGGATTCACCTGTGAGGTAGATACCGGCTCATATCGCGGGCCTGCACACACTGTTCTGAAGACTTGCGGGCAGCATCTCAACAGAGCAGGATTCAATCATGCACAGTTGGCCTGTCACGTGATCTTCAAACAAAAGGACTTCTATGCGTTTGTGCATACTGGCTTCACACGCGCAGCGAATCTTTATACGGTTCTGCAGTGGCCGACAGACTAG
- a CDS encoding baseplate J/gp47 family protein, which translates to MGRASISYTNKDYESLRQELLARVPQLTDRWTDFNESDLGVVLLELFCGVGDMLAYYLDAQAAEAFLPTARQRQNVINLCKLINYRLDTPVAATTTIRFSLLTALDGDLTIPAKTICSARLDDGNVDFETIEDKVLARGKLSVDVGTRQGTRKSEEFVGTGDRAQKFALSSTSIAQGSVRVRVGDSDWEETRFFIDSAPDSKHFQVETNGLDVMWIIFSDGIHGAVPTAGETITVDYLETLGAKGNIGRGLVTELVTPIYHDGEVVQLRVNNVIPSTNGSDRETLEHAKLQAPAELRSLWKAITKDDYKALAEGFPGVAKAQVLDSNDCVNIRYYQVNMAVAPNGGGLPSALLKQQLADFIESRKVITIEVNLFDPCYRSISIDAEVYVYQTEDIETVRRRIEAALQEFFSFDKLTFGQSVYFSDIVSLIDGIQGVSHVTMFSPQVDVEIKPGQIAALGEVHLDIRRTT; encoded by the coding sequence TTGGGTAGAGCGAGCATTTCATATACGAATAAGGATTACGAGTCGCTTAGGCAGGAACTTCTTGCGCGGGTGCCGCAGCTTACCGACCGTTGGACCGACTTCAATGAGTCCGACTTGGGAGTAGTGCTTCTTGAGCTTTTCTGTGGTGTCGGCGACATGCTCGCATATTATCTCGATGCCCAGGCTGCGGAGGCGTTTCTTCCCACCGCACGTCAGCGTCAGAACGTCATCAACCTCTGCAAGCTAATAAACTACAGGCTTGATACTCCAGTTGCAGCTACAACAACCATTCGCTTTAGTCTTTTAACGGCACTTGATGGCGACCTCACTATCCCCGCAAAGACTATCTGTAGTGCAAGGCTTGATGATGGCAATGTCGACTTTGAGACCATTGAAGATAAAGTGCTCGCCAGAGGGAAATTGTCGGTTGATGTCGGCACGCGGCAGGGAACCCGGAAGAGTGAAGAATTCGTTGGTACCGGTGATCGCGCTCAGAAGTTTGCGCTTTCCTCCACCAGCATCGCCCAGGGAAGTGTCCGTGTTCGCGTCGGCGACTCCGACTGGGAAGAGACACGGTTCTTCATCGACAGCGCGCCAGACTCGAAGCATTTCCAGGTTGAGACCAACGGGCTGGATGTCATGTGGATCATCTTCAGCGACGGAATCCACGGCGCGGTTCCGACCGCAGGTGAGACGATCACCGTCGATTATCTTGAAACCCTTGGCGCGAAGGGCAACATTGGGCGCGGACTGGTGACCGAGCTGGTGACTCCAATCTATCACGACGGAGAAGTAGTGCAGCTTCGTGTTAATAACGTCATTCCTTCGACAAACGGCTCGGATAGGGAGACACTTGAACACGCAAAGCTGCAGGCTCCGGCGGAACTCAGATCACTTTGGAAAGCCATCACGAAAGATGATTACAAGGCTCTGGCAGAAGGCTTCCCCGGTGTGGCCAAAGCGCAGGTGCTTGATTCAAACGACTGCGTCAATATTCGATATTATCAGGTTAACATGGCTGTCGCTCCGAACGGCGGCGGGCTTCCATCAGCATTACTTAAGCAGCAGCTTGCCGACTTCATCGAGTCTCGTAAGGTAATTACCATTGAGGTGAACCTCTTTGACCCCTGCTACCGCTCGATTTCCATTGACGCAGAAGTCTATGTTTATCAGACTGAGGACATTGAGACAGTGCGAAGACGCATTGAAGCTGCTCTGCAGGAATTCTTCTCGTTCGACAAGTTGACCTTTGGCCAGTCCGTATATTTCTCCGATATCGTCTCGCTTATCGATGGTATCCAGGGCGTGAGTCACGTGACGATGTTCTCTCCGCAAGTGGATGTTGAAATTAAGCCGGGTCAGATCGCGGCGCTGGGTGAAGTCCACCTAGATATTCGGAGGACGACCTGA
- a CDS encoding GPW/gp25 family protein encodes MSTDFLGKGLRFPFAFARRSGGAQVSTITSIDHAHIHESILQILGTRPGERFMNPEFGSHVRDLVFEPNNDVLKGLLRHYITDDVERWEKRVVVTDVSFNESAEVIDANMLSVRISYRVIDTQVEDNLVWPFCREELTESSDIGTRRVEIG; translated from the coding sequence ATGAGCACTGATTTCCTTGGCAAAGGACTTCGATTTCCGTTTGCATTTGCCAGACGCTCAGGCGGTGCTCAGGTCTCAACAATCACATCGATAGATCATGCGCATATACATGAGAGCATTCTGCAGATACTTGGGACGCGGCCGGGTGAGCGGTTTATGAATCCAGAGTTCGGCTCACATGTCCGCGATCTTGTCTTTGAGCCGAATAATGATGTGCTCAAGGGGCTGTTGCGCCACTACATCACTGATGATGTCGAGCGTTGGGAAAAGCGTGTGGTCGTCACTGATGTCTCATTTAACGAGTCGGCTGAAGTTATAGACGCAAATATGCTTTCAGTTCGCATATCCTATCGAGTGATTGATACACAGGTAGAGGACAATTTGGTGTGGCCGTTTTGTCGTGAAGAGCTGACCGAGTCATCGGATATCGGCACAAGGAGAGTGGAAATTGGGTAG
- a CDS encoding PAAR domain-containing protein — protein MARPQARLGDVSSHGGTIITGSLTTMVNGRPAARMGDMHVCPIPHHGVTPIVTGSLKTCTDGRPNARMGDVTGCGAVIVGGSLDTMVD, from the coding sequence ATGGCAAGACCACAGGCAAGACTTGGAGATGTGTCTAGCCATGGAGGGACAATCATTACCGGCTCGCTTACAACAATGGTCAACGGCAGACCCGCAGCCCGAATGGGTGATATGCATGTGTGTCCCATCCCTCATCACGGTGTAACGCCTATTGTTACCGGTAGTCTCAAGACATGCACTGACGGCAGGCCGAATGCAAGGATGGGAGATGTCACCGGCTGCGGCGCTGTCATTGTTGGCGGCAGCTTGGACACTATGGTGGATTAA